In Rhodoferax koreense, a genomic segment contains:
- a CDS encoding long-chain fatty acid--CoA ligase yields MDAAESTPAIPSPPLRPGARAHHRFWPKRLPYAITVPAVSLWENLANSARRYPDKPALVFFGRIVTYRELVRQAERLAGHLHAMGVGRGDRVLLNLQNCPQLVIAHFAILRANAVVVPINPMNRAEELKHYITDPDAKVAITSADLAAELAAASDALGAEDRLAHLVVTHFTDAFDAGVTGDEAPPLAWRDWLTTRHPAPSLLGGQVHAWVDLVQADGPSAPAHVVGANDMALLPYTSGTTGLPKGCMHPHASLMHNAVASALWGNSTSENVTLAVVPMFHVTGMVSMLHSNIYCGATLLVMPRWDRDLAGRLISKWRVTHWTNIPTMVIDLMASPNYAAYDLSSLVYIGGGGAAMPQAVAQRLLEQFGLRYCEGYGLTETAAPSHSNPYDAPKQQCLGIPFMGTDARVIDPETLAEMPAGQPGEIVTCGPGVFLGYWKRPDATAAAFITLEGKRFFRSGDIGYVDADGYFFMTDRLKRMINASGFKVWPAEVEALMFRHPGIQEACIIATQDSYRGESVKAVVVLRAAYRGQVTEADLIAWCRENMSVYKVPRQVQFVEALPKSGSGKVMWRTLQEAEAAKR; encoded by the coding sequence ATGGACGCTGCAGAATCCACGCCCGCCATTCCTTCCCCACCCCTGCGCCCCGGCGCACGCGCCCACCACCGCTTCTGGCCGAAGCGCCTGCCGTATGCGATCACGGTGCCGGCCGTGTCGCTGTGGGAGAACCTGGCCAACAGCGCGCGCCGTTATCCGGACAAGCCGGCCCTGGTGTTCTTCGGCCGCATCGTCACCTACCGCGAACTGGTGCGGCAGGCCGAACGCCTGGCCGGGCACCTGCACGCGATGGGTGTGGGTCGCGGCGACCGGGTGTTGCTCAATCTGCAGAACTGCCCGCAGCTGGTGATCGCGCATTTCGCCATCCTGCGCGCCAACGCGGTGGTGGTGCCGATCAACCCGATGAACCGCGCCGAGGAGCTCAAGCACTACATCACCGACCCCGATGCCAAGGTGGCGATCACCAGCGCCGACCTCGCGGCCGAACTGGCTGCGGCCAGCGACGCGCTGGGGGCGGAAGATCGGCTGGCGCATTTGGTCGTCACGCATTTCACCGACGCCTTCGATGCCGGGGTGACCGGCGACGAGGCGCCGCCGCTGGCCTGGCGCGACTGGCTGACGACCCGCCACCCCGCGCCTTCGCTGTTGGGCGGGCAGGTGCATGCCTGGGTCGATCTGGTGCAGGCCGATGGCCCGTCCGCTCCCGCGCACGTCGTCGGCGCCAACGACATGGCCCTGCTGCCCTATACCAGCGGCACCACCGGCCTGCCCAAGGGCTGCATGCATCCCCATGCCAGCCTGATGCACAACGCCGTCGCCAGCGCGCTGTGGGGCAACAGCACCTCGGAAAACGTGACGCTGGCCGTGGTGCCGATGTTCCACGTCACCGGCATGGTCAGCATGCTGCACAGCAACATCTACTGCGGCGCCACGCTCCTGGTGATGCCGCGCTGGGACCGCGACCTGGCCGGCCGGCTGATCTCGAAATGGCGCGTCACGCACTGGACCAACATCCCCACCATGGTCATCGACCTCATGGCCAGCCCGAACTACGCGGCTTACGACCTGTCCAGCCTGGTCTACATCGGCGGCGGCGGCGCGGCGATGCCGCAGGCCGTGGCGCAGCGGCTGCTGGAACAGTTCGGCCTGCGCTACTGCGAAGGTTATGGCCTGACCGAAACCGCCGCGCCGTCGCACAGCAACCCGTACGACGCACCCAAGCAGCAATGCCTGGGGATTCCATTCATGGGCACGGACGCGCGCGTGATCGACCCCGAGACGCTGGCCGAGATGCCGGCCGGGCAGCCCGGCGAAATCGTCACCTGCGGGCCGGGCGTCTTCCTGGGCTACTGGAAGCGGCCCGACGCGACCGCGGCGGCCTTCATCACCCTCGAGGGCAAGCGCTTCTTCCGCAGCGGCGACATCGGCTACGTGGATGCCGACGGCTATTTCTTCATGACCGACCGGCTCAAGCGCATGATCAACGCCAGCGGCTTCAAGGTCTGGCCGGCCGAGGTCGAAGCCTTGATGTTCCGCCATCCGGGCATCCAGGAGGCCTGCATCATCGCCACACAGGACAGCTACCGCGGCGAAAGCGTGAAGGCCGTGGTGGTGCTGCGGGCGGCGTACCGAGGCCAGGTGACGGAGGCCGACCTCATCGCCTGGTGCCGCGAGAACATGTCCGTCTACAAGGTGCCGCGCCAGGTGCAGTTCGTCGAGGCCCTGCCCAAGAGCGGCAGCGGCAAGGTGATGTGGCGCACGTTGCAGGAGGCGGAAGCGGCAAAGCGCTAA
- a CDS encoding NAD(P)/FAD-dependent oxidoreductase, giving the protein MNPAKPKVVIIGSGFGGLEAARALRQAPVDITLVDKSNHHLFQPLLYQVATAGMAAPAIAAPIRHLFRKQANLTTLLGEVVDVDAQRRQVRLATGTALPYDHLIVAAGATHSYFGRDEWAPFAPGLKTLADAFDIRRRVLLSYEAAENEADPQRRRALLTFCVIGAGPTGVEMAGTLVEIARHTLKNEFRRIDPASAEVLLIEGGARVLQAMPESLSQKAREQLEKLGVQVRLNARVTGIDATGLTIESPPAPGATAPSSARIDSGCIVWAAGVAASPLGRLLAAAVAADGSPAPEVDRAGRIRVLPDLSLPGHPEINVIGDLAAAQSHAPGQPPKPVPGVSPAAKQMGRSAAANLLRRLRGDTTAPFRYRDFGNLATIGRNSAVVDLATPVGPLRFSGYFAWLFWLFAHIYFLIGFRNRIVVLLDWASAYWSFQRSARVVADVKGNEDA; this is encoded by the coding sequence ATGAATCCAGCCAAACCAAAGGTCGTGATCATCGGCAGCGGCTTCGGCGGCCTGGAGGCGGCCAGGGCCCTGCGCCAGGCACCGGTCGACATCACGCTGGTCGACAAGAGCAACCACCACCTGTTCCAGCCCCTGCTCTACCAGGTGGCCACGGCCGGCATGGCCGCGCCGGCCATCGCCGCGCCGATCCGGCACCTGTTCCGCAAGCAGGCCAATCTCACCACGCTGCTCGGCGAAGTCGTGGACGTGGACGCGCAGCGCCGCCAAGTGCGGCTGGCCACCGGCACAGCGCTGCCCTACGACCACCTGATCGTGGCCGCGGGCGCTACCCACAGCTATTTCGGCCGCGACGAATGGGCCCCGTTCGCGCCGGGCCTGAAGACGCTGGCCGACGCCTTCGACATCCGCCGCCGCGTGCTGCTGAGCTACGAGGCCGCCGAGAATGAAGCCGACCCGCAGCGCCGCCGCGCCCTGCTCACCTTCTGCGTGATCGGCGCCGGGCCGACCGGCGTGGAGATGGCCGGCACGCTCGTCGAGATCGCGCGCCACACCCTGAAGAACGAGTTCCGCCGCATCGACCCGGCCAGCGCCGAGGTGCTGCTGATCGAGGGCGGCGCCCGCGTGCTGCAGGCCATGCCGGAGAGCCTCAGCCAGAAGGCGAGGGAGCAACTCGAGAAACTCGGCGTGCAGGTGCGGCTCAACGCGCGCGTGACCGGCATCGACGCCACCGGCCTCACGATCGAATCACCGCCTGCCCCCGGTGCAACCGCGCCAAGCAGCGCCCGCATCGACAGCGGCTGCATCGTCTGGGCCGCGGGCGTGGCCGCATCGCCCCTGGGCCGCCTGCTGGCCGCCGCCGTGGCCGCCGATGGCAGTCCCGCCCCCGAGGTCGACCGCGCCGGCCGCATCCGGGTGCTGCCCGACCTGAGCCTGCCCGGCCATCCCGAGATCAACGTGATCGGCGACCTGGCCGCCGCCCAGAGCCATGCGCCGGGCCAGCCGCCCAAACCCGTCCCCGGCGTGTCGCCCGCGGCGAAGCAGATGGGCCGCTCGGCCGCCGCCAACCTGCTGCGCCGGCTCCGGGGCGACACGACCGCGCCTTTCCGCTACCGCGACTTCGGCAACCTCGCCACCATCGGCCGCAACTCCGCCGTGGTCGACCTCGCCACGCCTGTCGGCCCACTGCGCTTCTCGGGCTACTTCGCCTGGCTGTTCTGGCTGTTCGCCCACATCTACTTCCTGATCGGTTTTCGCAACCGCATCGTGGTACTGCTCGACTGGGCCTCGGCGTACTGGAGCTTCCAGCGCAGCGCACGGGTGGTGGCCGATGTGAAGGGCAACGAAGACGCTTAG
- a CDS encoding LLM class flavin-dependent oxidoreductase yields MNSPLISRLRLSVLDQSVALAGRAQNESIRETLALAQWCEALGYHRFWVSEHHSHPTIVGSAPEVLMAAIAARTSRIRIGSAGVMLPHYAPLKVAEQFRVLDALAPGRIDLGVGRAPGSDFRTAQLLNPDTNASAHFPQQVMALQAWTLEGESGGPGLPPGHPGHGVHAYPHGPTAPAIWMLGSSDYGAELAAHLGLPYAFAYFITEGQGAAQALALYRSGFRASPALAEPLATLCVWALAADTEAEARHLFKSRERFRMDRNTGRLGPLLPPDEAARPYSPAEQAQLDQLRANALVGSGAQVADGLRRLAAAHGVDELVVITWAHDPAARRRSYELLAREFDLG; encoded by the coding sequence ATGAATTCCCCCTTGATTTCCCGGCTCAGGCTTTCCGTGCTCGATCAGTCGGTGGCGCTGGCCGGCCGCGCGCAGAACGAATCGATCCGCGAAACCCTGGCGCTGGCCCAGTGGTGCGAAGCGCTGGGCTACCACCGTTTCTGGGTCAGCGAACACCACAGCCATCCGACCATCGTCGGCAGCGCGCCGGAGGTCCTGATGGCCGCGATCGCGGCGCGCACCAGCCGCATCCGCATCGGCAGCGCGGGTGTGATGCTGCCGCACTATGCGCCGCTGAAGGTGGCCGAGCAGTTCCGTGTGCTGGACGCGCTGGCGCCGGGCCGCATCGACCTCGGCGTGGGCCGCGCACCGGGCAGTGATTTCCGCACCGCGCAGCTGCTCAATCCCGACACCAACGCTTCGGCGCATTTCCCGCAGCAGGTGATGGCCCTGCAGGCCTGGACCCTGGAAGGCGAGAGCGGTGGCCCCGGCCTGCCGCCGGGCCATCCCGGCCATGGCGTCCATGCCTATCCGCACGGCCCGACGGCACCGGCGATCTGGATGCTGGGCAGCTCCGACTATGGCGCCGAACTCGCAGCGCACCTGGGATTGCCCTATGCATTCGCCTACTTCATCACCGAGGGGCAGGGCGCGGCGCAAGCGCTGGCCTTGTACCGCAGCGGTTTTCGCGCCAGCCCGGCGCTGGCCGAGCCGCTGGCCACGCTGTGCGTCTGGGCGCTGGCGGCCGATACCGAGGCCGAGGCGCGGCATCTGTTCAAGAGCCGGGAACGTTTCCGCATGGACCGCAACACCGGCCGGCTCGGGCCCCTGCTGCCGCCTGACGAAGCCGCGCGGCCCTACAGCCCGGCCGAGCAGGCGCAACTCGATCAGCTGCGCGCCAACGCGCTGGTGGGCAGTGGCGCGCAGGTGGCGGACGGCCTGCGCCGGCTCGCCGCCGCGCACGGGGTGGACGAACTGGTGGTCATCACCTGGGCGCACGATCCCGCCGCGCGCCGGCGCTCCTACGAACTCCTGGCCCGGGAATTCGATCTGGGCTGA